ACCGGCAAATTTGAAGTACAGTGAAGATCACGAATGGGCAAAAGTGGAAAACAATCGCGTTACGGTAGGCATCACCGATTTTGCGCAAGCGGAGTTGGGAGATATTGTTTTTGTCGAGCTGCCGCAAGTTGGCGATACCGTCACCTTGGGCGAGCCGTTCGGCAGCGTGGAATCGGTGAAAACCGTTTCGGAGCTGTATGCGCCGGTAACGGGAAAAGTTGTGGCCGTCAACGCGTCGCTTTCGGAATCGCCGGAGAAGGTCAACTCGTCTCCGTATGAAGACGGCTGGATGATTGTCGTGGAGGCGGAAAATCCGTCCGAGCTTGATCAGTTGTGGGATGCCGAAAAGTATACGGCCACTTACGACGTCTGAAATTCCCTGTTCGTTTCAACAGTCTGGACCGCCCGGCGGGCGGTTTTTTTTCTTGATGAACAGCTGCTTCGTGCCGCCGATACCGAATACGCGGACCGTTATGAAGGGTATCGTCAGTTTGTGTCATTTTTACGCGAACACTAGGATATGGATGAAAATATGCGGAAGATGACAAATTGGCAAAAGATTATTAAAGGAATTTGCCCATCTTT
The Bacilli bacterium genome window above contains:
- the gcvH gene encoding glycine cleavage system protein GcvH — protein: MHAPANLKYSEDHEWAKVENNRVTVGITDFAQAELGDIVFVELPQVGDTVTLGEPFGSVESVKTVSELYAPVTGKVVAVNASLSESPEKVNSSPYEDGWMIVVEAENPSELDQLWDAEKYTATYDV